GGATAAGTTCGGCTTGTGACTGCGTATTCAAAGCCTCCATATGCTTATGATGTAATCTGTTTTGTGCCATATTATTTGTCCTCCTCTATTTCAAGATCAGTGACTACAGCCAGTTTCTCTGCGCCGGTTACCATGTCAAATACTGTATTCAGACTAGTCATCAGTTTTTCAATAGCATAACTAATCTGTACCACGATCACTTCTGCTGCTACAAACTGACCGAAAGTCATTTCTCTTTCTACTACGAAAAATGATCCCATCAGCAACAGTCCGCCCATCAGGATGGTGCGTAATGCTACAGAACTGACGAAGAATTTCTTCAGTACATTAAAGTGATCGTTACGGGCCATGAGATATTTCGCTGTGATCTGGTCTGTGGTTTTACATACCTGGTCCATCTTTTCAGGATGACCACGGTAGGTGTCAAGATCAGAAGCTACCTCTTCGAGGTGAGCGACCAGTTCATATTTATAGCCGGATTCGTCAATGCTGGTATTGACCCCATGCCTGAAATAGAGTACGAGCACCAGGGCGATGGCGGCAATAGCAAATAACCCCACCGCCATAAATACAGGGTGGTAAAAGGAGAGGAGTATGGCACTGAAAAATATCTGGACGGATGCAGCTACAATATCTACCAGCAATTTAGTCAGGCCTTTTTGTATAGTTAGAATATCAAAGAAACGGTTCACCAGTTCTGGTGGATATTCACCATTTATTTCTTCCTTTTTGATACGGGGCAGGCGATACGCGAACTCCATAGCCGCTTTGGCAAATATCTTCTGCTCAAGAAATTCAACAAGCGTCAGTTGTCCAATCAATAGTGCCCCCCCAATCACGATACCTGTCAGTACTACCGCTATTAAGATATAGGTAGAACTATACATAGAACCGTTGGATAGCAGGTTATAGACAGCCGTTGTTCCTAACGGCAGCGTGAGACCAATGATGCCGATAAGTACGGCATAAATAAAAATGTAATTGATAGAGGTTCGTTCGTGATATAACAACCTCACCAACCTTTGCCAGGGTGACGGAGCATCCGCATGCTTCTTCTTCTTCTTCATAAACACAGTTTATTCTAGTAATGATTTGATGATGATGTAGTATTACTATATATACTGGTGTGTTATGACGATAACGAAGCCTGATCAGAATTTAAATGAATAAAAGTGGAGGGGGAGTAAGCACGTCCCTGAGGGGTTCTTTAAAAATGCTATAACTATAGGTCTCCCAATGTACAGAAAGTGGGGAGGCCCAGGTAAGTGTGGAAAAGCTGAGGCCGTCTTCATAAAATGAGAAGAGTTCCTTGCCACCTTTTTTTATACAGTTATCCCCAAAGTCGCCGATAGGCGCTTCGTCACTGACATTCTCGATATTATAGGATTTGTAAAAAGCGTACAAATAATCGCATGCGCCCACAGTAAATACTGTAATCAGCAGCAACCATATTATCCCCTTTAACGACGAGTCCCTTAAGTTGTTCACAATTTCCACTATTACAAATATAGGGATTCAGCCTAAAAAATAGTAGTGTTATAACAATTATTTATATGAATTGAACGGGATATAATATAGTCCCAATAAGATTTTTACTAAAATTACCGTAAAAAGTTTAGGCATTGACGCGATGCTGTTTTGTGGGAAAGTATGTATGCCGGTGTAGAATAACTCATTGATAGGTTTGCTGAATACCAAACTTCTTCATCTTGGCAAATAGGGTCTGCGCAGCTATACCCAGGGCTGCGGCAGCTCCTCCTGCACCACTCACCTTGCCATGACTGGCGCGCAGTGCCCTGATAATATGCTCCTTTTCCATCTCCTCCATGGTCTTGATCACCTCCGAAGAAGCCACTGGCGTAATATCCGGTTGTGACCGCAAATCAATCGAGGTGATCTCCGATCCCTCTGCCAGCAATACCTGTCTTTCGATCAGGTGTTCCAGTTCCCTGATATTTCCCGGCCAGGGATATTCCTTCATTTGCCGCAATACAGTTGTGCTGATCTTGTTGACTGTCTTACCAAACTTCTCTAAAAAATAATATGCTAACAGTTCTATATCCTCCTTCCGCTCCCGCAATGGTGGCACATCTATGGGAAATACATTCAATCTGTAATACAGATCCAATCTGAATCTTCCCTCAGCAACCTCTTTCTCCAAATTCCTGTTTGTAGCTGTAATGATCCGCACATCAATAGGTATAATTGCCTGTCCGCCTAATCGCTCCACTTCCCGCTGCTGCAATACCCGTAGCAGTTTCACCTGTGCTTCTAAGGGCAATTCACCTATTTCATCTAAAAATACGGTACCTCCATTTGCCTGTTCAAACTTCCCGATCCGTTGCTGGTTTGCACCTGTAAAAGCCCCTCTCTCATATCCAAACAACTCTGATTCTACCAGTGATAAAGGCAATGCTGCACAGTTTACCGTCACCATTGGCTGATGACTACGGGAAGAAGCCCTATGTATCGCCGCTGCCACTCTTTCCTTGCCCGTACCGCTTTCGCCGGTGATGAGCACAGAAGTATTGCTGGGTGCTACTTTGCTGATGTGGTCCAATACATTCGAAAATGCTTTACTCCGGCCTACCATCCCTGTATCCTGTAGTATTGCCGGCTGTTGTTGCCTGGCTTCTAATTCATGTCTGAAGAAGGCAATATCCAGCATGACCAGCAGATCCTTTTCCCTGAATGGTTTCACAAGAAAGCCATACGGGTTCGTAGTCTTAGCCGCTTCCAGTATATCCTGGTTTGCATTCGCTGAAATAAACAGGAAAGGTAAGCGCTGTGTCATCAGTTCCCTCGCCAGATCAATGCCCGTCAGATCACCTTTGAGTATAATATCTATCAGTATCCAGTCCGGTTGTTTGCTCTCAATCAGCTTGCGGGCCTGCACCACGCCCGATGCTATGCCGACTACCGTATATCCTGCTTTCTGCAGCATCAGCCGCAAATCGTTTGCTACAATAAATTCGTCCTCTACAATCAATATCTTCATATCATTTCTTTTTGCGCAACAGGGAATACTATTGTAATGACAGTACCTTGCTCACTCGTCACCTCAAATGTACCATCCAGCTGTTCACTCAGCCCACGCATGAGGTTCATGCCAAGTGATGATGTGTTATCGATGTTAAATTGCTCGGGTAATCCTGTACCATTATCGAAGATACGAAGCTGCCAGTGCTGCTCATCTATGTTTTTTAGCGAGATTTCAATGATACCCTGACGCGTTCCGGGGAATGCGTATTTGATAGCATTGCTCACTGACTCATTCAGCACAAGTCCCAGTGGTACTGCCTGTGCAACATCCAATTCCAGTGAAGTAATATCCAGGTTGAATTGTATTTGTGCTTTTGTCGGAAAACTTTCCTGCATGTAAGCCACCAGTTCCCTGATATACCAGCTCATGTCAATCCTGGCCAGATTGTCCGTCTGGTATAGCTTTTGGTGGATCAGCGACATGGCATGCATACGATGTTGACTGTTGCGGATTGCATCAATGGCGTCCTGGTTGTCCAGGTAATTGGATTGGGAATTAAGGAGACTAATGACAATCTGTAAATTGTTTTTTACCCGATGATGAATTTCCTTCAGTAGCCATTCTTTTTCCTGTAGCAACTTGAGCAATAATTCATTCTGATCATTGATCTCCTCCTGTTTCTGTTGCAATTGCAGGTTGTTGCGTTGTTTCAGCCTGCTACGGTTATATGTCAGGGCGAGGATAATCAACAATGCACATACCCCTGCAAAGATTACATTCCTGAATATAATTTCTTTTTGTAATGATGCTTCCTGTAATGCTGACTTTTGTCGTAATAATTGAATATCCTGGTCCTTTTTATTGGTTTCAAACTGGATCTGTAGCACAGCCAGTTGCCTTGATTTATTCAGATTAGTAATAGAATCTGAGAATAATTTATATAGTTTATAGTGTTCCAGTGCCCCTTGAATGTCGCCCGCTGCAGAATCTGCACGATACAGGAATTGGTGGCTTTGTAGTAACCTGATGGCTGGTTCGTCACGGTTCAGGACATCCTCTGAATAAGCTACCAGGTAGGGTTTGCTTTCTTTCATTTTTCCCATACCCTGCAAATAGCCAGCTATTGCAAGCCTGCTTATCTGTCTGAAATAAGGCGATAATTTTTGCCTGTTGTACAGTGTTACGATCTTATTGAAGTACGGCATTCCGCTTTTAAAATCTTTCATGGCAAGATAGGTGTTGATATAACGGGTCAACAGATCTACCCACGCGTCATCATCTTCTTCAGCAATGGGAATCAGGGATTCTATCTTGTGAAGCGTATCCAGCGAGGCCTTATACTTACCCAGCTTACGAAGAATAAATGAAATATTGATCTGAATACTTTGTATGCTATTCGTATCGCTGTTTAAATAAGCAATTATTAACCCACGATTGAAGTATTCCAATGCCTGTTCATATTCATCTATGGTATAATAAATCATACCAAGACGGTTGTAGATAGGGCTCATGATAATACCTGTTTCATGTACTTGTTCTCCCGTTTGCATAGCCATGAGGTTATAACGGAGTGCGTTGGGAAAATCATTCAGAAAAGTATAGGTATTCCCCATCAGGCTATAGAGTCCGTGTAATCTTATAAAGTGTACTTTGTTGTAAAGTTGTAACGCGGTCTGAAGTGTTTGTAATGATTTGGTATACTCTCCGTTCACACTATAGAGATCCCCTACGAATTCCAGCATACTGGCTGCGCTCAGGTAATCGTGGATGCTGCGGTAAATGTCGACGGCAGCTTCGTAATAGTGAATCTTTGCAGGGAGATCACTGGATTTGTTTTGAAAAGTGCCTCCTATTTCGATCAGGGCTTCTGCCTGTAACCGGGGTGTACCATACTGCCTGAGAATATTGTAGGCTTCCATGCTGGTAGCACGACGGCCATCATCCCTGTGTGATTCGTTCAGGATCTTTGCGGTCAGGAGT
This Chitinophaga sancti DNA region includes the following protein-coding sequences:
- a CDS encoding ABC transporter transmembrane domain-containing protein codes for the protein MKKKKKHADAPSPWQRLVRLLYHERTSINYIFIYAVLIGIIGLTLPLGTTAVYNLLSNGSMYSSTYILIAVVLTGIVIGGALLIGQLTLVEFLEQKIFAKAAMEFAYRLPRIKKEEINGEYPPELVNRFFDILTIQKGLTKLLVDIVAASVQIFFSAILLSFYHPVFMAVGLFAIAAIALVLVLYFRHGVNTSIDESGYKYELVAHLEEVASDLDTYRGHPEKMDQVCKTTDQITAKYLMARNDHFNVLKKFFVSSVALRTILMGGLLLMGSFFVVEREMTFGQFVAAEVIVVQISYAIEKLMTSLNTVFDMVTGAEKLAVVTDLEIEEDK
- a CDS encoding sigma-54 dependent transcriptional regulator, with protein sequence MKILIVEDEFIVANDLRLMLQKAGYTVVGIASGVVQARKLIESKQPDWILIDIILKGDLTGIDLARELMTQRLPFLFISANANQDILEAAKTTNPYGFLVKPFREKDLLVMLDIAFFRHELEARQQQPAILQDTGMVGRSKAFSNVLDHISKVAPSNTSVLITGESGTGKERVAAAIHRASSRSHQPMVTVNCAALPLSLVESELFGYERGAFTGANQQRIGKFEQANGGTVFLDEIGELPLEAQVKLLRVLQQREVERLGGQAIIPIDVRIITATNRNLEKEVAEGRFRLDLYYRLNVFPIDVPPLRERKEDIELLAYYFLEKFGKTVNKISTTVLRQMKEYPWPGNIRELEHLIERQVLLAEGSEITSIDLRSQPDITPVASSEVIKTMEEMEKEHIIRALRASHGKVSGAGGAAAALGIAAQTLFAKMKKFGIQQTYQ
- a CDS encoding histidine kinase dimerization/phosphoacceptor domain -containing protein yields the protein MMHGLQIKGVATLVALLFFITSFGQDTAKINALYRDGQRLILKTGYEKQDMDSAWTIARQIDALSRKMNYQGGIGIGKLLTAKILNESHRDDGRRATSMEAYNILRQYGTPRLQAEALIEIGGTFQNKSSDLPAKIHYYEAAVDIYRSIHDYLSAASMLEFVGDLYSVNGEYTKSLQTLQTALQLYNKVHFIRLHGLYSLMGNTYTFLNDFPNALRYNLMAMQTGEQVHETGIIMSPIYNRLGMIYYTIDEYEQALEYFNRGLIIAYLNSDTNSIQSIQINISFILRKLGKYKASLDTLHKIESLIPIAEEDDDAWVDLLTRYINTYLAMKDFKSGMPYFNKIVTLYNRQKLSPYFRQISRLAIAGYLQGMGKMKESKPYLVAYSEDVLNRDEPAIRLLQSHQFLYRADSAAGDIQGALEHYKLYKLFSDSITNLNKSRQLAVLQIQFETNKKDQDIQLLRQKSALQEASLQKEIIFRNVIFAGVCALLIILALTYNRSRLKQRNNLQLQQKQEEINDQNELLLKLLQEKEWLLKEIHHRVKNNLQIVISLLNSQSNYLDNQDAIDAIRNSQHRMHAMSLIHQKLYQTDNLARIDMSWYIRELVAYMQESFPTKAQIQFNLDITSLELDVAQAVPLGLVLNESVSNAIKYAFPGTRQGIIEISLKNIDEQHWQLRIFDNGTGLPEQFNIDNTSSLGMNLMRGLSEQLDGTFEVTSEQGTVITIVFPVAQKEMI